TCATCTTATGGCGGCGATCTGTTTAGCATCAACCGCATCGCAGCGGATGGTAAAGTGGAAAGTGCCCCGGTGCAGGTGGTGCACACCGGTAAACGCGCGCATGCAATCCAGACCGATCCCAGCAACCGCTTCCTGTTTGTCCCGCTGCTGGGCGCGGATCAGCTGTTGCAGTTCCGCTTTGACCCGGCCAGCGGCAAGGCCAGCCCCAATTCTCCCGCTTTTGTGAATATCCAGCGCGAAGCCGCCACCGGCCCACGCCATTTTGTCTTTGCACCCCAGCGCGATCGGGCCGGACAACAAAACATGTATCTGCTGACCGAGATGGCAGGCAATATCTCGCGCCTGACGCTGAATAATGACGGCACCATGACCGAGCATGAGGCTACGCCGTCGCTCGTTCCGGCTATTGCCCGCGATATGCAGCGCGGCGAGGCGCGCCCATTGACCGGTGACGACGATCTGCCCAAATCGGCAAAACCGCGTCTGTGGCAGGCGGATATCCACATCACTCCCGATGGCCGCTTCCTGTATTCCACCGAACGGACCAGCAGTCATATCACCGCATTTCGGGTATCGCCAGAAGATGGCCGACTGCAATTGATTAACAGCACGCAAACCGAAACTCAGCCGCGTGGCTTTGCTATTGATAATAGCGGCCACTATTTAATCGAGTCCGGGCAGAAGTCGGATAAGGTTGCGCTTTATTCCATCGATCAGCAAAGCGGCAAGCTGTCTTTAATTGAGCGCGTTCCGACCGGTGCCGGCGCGAATTGGGTGACTATCGTCGAATAAATAAGTTATGTCCGGTTATTAATATTCTCATGCGTTAAACAAGGAGTTCTTATGGCTAACATTCGTCCGGCGCTGCTGTGTGCGGCTTTATTTTCTGCTGCCTTCAGCGCGGGAATGCCGACTTATGCGGCGGAAAAAGTCGTCGCTACCCATCTTGAACCATTGCATCACGTTATCCTGGAAAACAAATATGTCACCGTGATGCGCGTGCTTATCCAGCCGGGACAAAGCACCTTATTTCATGAACAACATCTCGATTATGTCAATACGCATATCGAAGGCAGCACGGTGAAAATCGAATACCCGGATAAACCGGTGAATAACACCGAAATGAAAAGCGGCAATGTCAAATTCGGTGCCCATCAGGGTAAATCCGAGACCGATAAAGTCACCAACACCGGGAATAACGTCAATCATCAGGTGGCGTTTGAGATCAATATTCCCGGACCGCAGCATTTTGGTGGCGCAACCCGTCCCGCCAGTGACGCCTTTCAGCAGGTACTGGATAAACCCACGGTGAAAGGCTGGAAGGTGACGCTGAAACCGGGGGAAAGCACCGGCGAGTATGTGCAGCACGGTCCGGGCGTCCGGGTGTTCTTCACCGAAGGGCGGATACTGCTGGCCGCTCATGCCCATCCCAACCGGGTTAAGGAGCTTTGGGTACATGCGGGTGATGCGTTTCTGACCTCTCCGGGAAAAGTCGATATTACCGCCGCCAGCGATCAAAATATTGTGTTCAATGATTATGAGTTGTTGTAGTTTCGTTTAGGTTTGTTTCGTTCGTGTATAAATAACGTAAGCAAAAGTCTGTTATTGTGTATCCCGGCAGGGAATACCTGTCGGGATGTGCGCATTATTTCAACAATTCTAATTATTATTTACCGGAAGCAATTAAAATGAAGGCAAGAAAGGTTAGACGGGGTTGTCTGCCTTTCGCGTTGAGCATTCTGCTGTCTGCCACATTTTCAGCCCATGCTGAAAATGCGACCGACTCTGCGGCGCTTATTGCGAAAGGCAAGTATCTGGCTATTGCAGCAGACTGTGGAGCCTGCCATACCGCACCCGATCATGGTGCAGAAATGGGAGGGGGTTATATTATTTCCTCGCCATTGGGGAATATTGTTTCGAGTAATATCACGCCATCAAAAATCGCAGGAATTGGTAATTATAGCGAGGCGGATTTTGCTAAGGCAGTAAGAGCGGGTGTAAATAAACAGGGGCAGAATCTTTATCCGGCGATGCCCTATACCTCCTATGCCAAAATTAGCGATGACGACATTCATGCGTTATATGCTTATTTTATGCACGGAGTGAAACCGGACGATAAGGTTCCTGCACAAACTGATTTGCCTTTCCCGTTTAATATTCGCGCCAGCATGATGGTGTGGAATTTATTGTTCGCTGATGACCAGCGTTTTACCCCGGACACGGGTAAATCGGCGGCCGTCAATCGCGGTGATTATCTGGTGAATGCGCTGGCCCACTGCGATACCTGCCATACGCCACGTAATGCGCTGATGGGGCAGAACAACGACAAGGCACTGTCCGGCGGCAGCCTCGGCAGTTGGTACGCGCCGAATATCACCCCGGATCGTGAAGCGGGCATTGGTAACTGGAGCGATGCTGAAATCGCGCAATACCTGAAAACCGGTCATGTGGCAGGCAAAGCGCAGGCGGCAGGTCCGATGGCCGAAGCGATTGAGCATAGCCTGCAATATCTGTCGGATGATGATATCAACGCGATGGTGGCCTATCTGCGCCAGATCCCGGCTGTCAGCCAGCCTGGCCTCCCGGCACGCGATAATCAGGGTAAGCCAGCGGTCAATGAAGCCGCGCTGCGTGCTTTGCCAAACCCTGATCCGGGCTGGGCGGTGTACAGCAGCACCTGTGCCAACTGCCATCAGCCGGATGGTGCAGGCAACGCTATCTATCCTTCGCTGTTCCACAACACCGCCACCGGCGCACCGCAGGCCGATAACCTGATTGCCACCATTGTTTATGGCGTGCATCGCACGGTGAATGGCAAGCCGGTGGATATGCCTGGTTTTGGTCCGGAGGCGTATTTCACCGATCGTCTGACCGATCAGCA
The window above is part of the Pantoea cypripedii genome. Proteins encoded here:
- a CDS encoding lactonase family protein, which codes for MKKTLMAAGMMLFATSLMAQETPSYVYVSNGDSGTVTAYQLDKVNHHLQPIGEYPTGLKSMPMVVSNDKKTLYVSVRSKPYHVSAWHIGDGGKLSHFADTPLPEAMAYVALDKTGRFLLSSSYGGDLFSINRIAADGKVESAPVQVVHTGKRAHAIQTDPSNRFLFVPLLGADQLLQFRFDPASGKASPNSPAFVNIQREAATGPRHFVFAPQRDRAGQQNMYLLTEMAGNISRLTLNNDGTMTEHEATPSLVPAIARDMQRGEARPLTGDDDLPKSAKPRLWQADIHITPDGRFLYSTERTSSHITAFRVSPEDGRLQLINSTQTETQPRGFAIDNSGHYLIESGQKSDKVALYSIDQQSGKLSLIERVPTGAGANWVTIVE
- a CDS encoding c-type cytochrome, producing MKARKVRRGCLPFALSILLSATFSAHAENATDSAALIAKGKYLAIAADCGACHTAPDHGAEMGGGYIISSPLGNIVSSNITPSKIAGIGNYSEADFAKAVRAGVNKQGQNLYPAMPYTSYAKISDDDIHALYAYFMHGVKPDDKVPAQTDLPFPFNIRASMMVWNLLFADDQRFTPDTGKSAAVNRGDYLVNALAHCDTCHTPRNALMGQNNDKALSGGSLGSWYAPNITPDREAGIGNWSDAEIAQYLKTGHVAGKAQAAGPMAEAIEHSLQYLSDDDINAMVAYLRQIPAVSQPGLPARDNQGKPAVNEAALRALPNPDPGWAVYSSTCANCHQPDGAGNAIYPSLFHNTATGAPQADNLIATIVYGVHRTVNGKPVDMPGFGPEAYFTDRLTDQQIADVSNYVLKNFGNAQLNVTPEQVKTIRNGGEPPLIAKLAQPLAWGGAVVVLIIIVLAVSISRRRKHHGA